In the Helicobacter pylori genome, one interval contains:
- a CDS encoding RluA family pseudouridine synthase, whose product MPFVEEEFEILKPTKALFLVRDILKCSLKEAQRHLDKQRLKQNQQAVRKSQIIQGAVRLIYFKPNEKQEKLVFEAKDFGVFDKPAQVYTHPKGYFYHESLLDCIQSHLGKNAHPAHRLDYETSGLVLAGKTLQSAKDLKALFMQKKVKKTYLALVHGLVDKSIIIDKPILTPQNIQKDLRIRSQISPLGKPSITLVEPLSYNPFLDISLLKITPLTGRTHQIRLHLSSINHRIVGEGLYGVADENAREYLQLKCENNTPSLMLHATSLEFEFKGAIYKIASPMPERFMPFLKD is encoded by the coding sequence GTGCCTTTTGTTGAAGAAGAATTTGAAATTTTAAAACCCACTAAAGCCTTGTTTTTGGTGCGCGACATTTTAAAATGCTCTTTAAAAGAAGCCCAACGGCACCTTGACAAACAACGCTTAAAACAAAACCAACAAGCCGTGCGTAAATCTCAAATCATTCAAGGGGCCGTTCGCTTGATTTATTTCAAGCCTAATGAAAAACAAGAAAAGCTTGTTTTTGAGGCTAAGGATTTTGGCGTGTTTGACAAACCCGCTCAAGTCTATACCCACCCTAAAGGCTATTTTTACCATGAAAGCTTATTGGATTGCATCCAATCGCATTTGGGCAAAAACGCCCACCCAGCCCACAGGCTAGACTATGAAACGAGCGGGTTAGTTTTAGCGGGTAAGACCTTACAGAGTGCTAAGGATTTAAAAGCGCTTTTCATGCAAAAAAAAGTAAAAAAAACTTATTTAGCGCTCGTGCATGGGTTGGTGGATAAAAGTATCATTATAGACAAACCCATTCTAACGCCACAAAACATTCAAAAAGATTTGCGCATTCGATCTCAAATTTCTCCTTTAGGCAAGCCCTCAATTACCCTTGTTGAGCCTTTAAGCTATAACCCTTTTTTGGATATAAGCTTGCTTAAAATAACCCCACTCACCGGTCGCACGCACCAGATCCGCTTGCATTTAAGCAGTATAAATCACAGGATCGTGGGCGAAGGGCTTTATGGGGTGGCCGATGAAAACGCTAGAGAATACCTTCAATTGAAGTGCGAAAATAACACCCCATCACTCATGCTCCATGCCACTAGTTTAGAGTTTGAATTTAAAGGGGCGATCTACAAAATCGCTTCCCCAATGCCTGAACGCTTCATGCCTTTTTTAAAAGATTGA
- the recJ gene encoding single-stranded-DNA-specific exonuclease RecJ produces the protein MKQKLKAQIKERLASIAYNEKGFPSPFLFKDLKKAALKIIEAMEKRTEILVVGDYDADGVISSTIMAKFFESLNYKHVRIAIPNRFMDGYGISKKFLEKHHAPLIITVDNGISAFEAARFCKEKNYTLIITDHHCLNNDEVPDAYAIINPKQPDCDFIQKEVCGALVAFYLCYGIHQLLGKEKSHSSELLCLAGVATIADMMPLTFFNRFLVSKALYFLQKESLGAMGFLRQREVFRKRSLKASDISFNIAPLINSAGRMQDAKIALDFLSANNFQDGYSLYERLKACNLKRKMIQQQVFEEAFKHAMVGEKIIIAFKDNWHEGVLGIVASKLVEATQKPSLVFTFKEGVYKGSARSSPNIDLIDALNGVSSLLLGYGGHRQACGLSVGKNNIVSLFETLENFDFKVLPFCEEEPPLTLKLKDIDRELLEIIEMGEPYGQENPEPLFQAKNLEVIEEKIIKESHQVLRFKDKDCVKEAIYFNAERFVKAGEKVSVLFSVELDECSNEPKMFVKSLL, from the coding sequence ATGAAACAAAAGCTTAAAGCTCAAATCAAAGAGCGATTGGCTTCTATCGCTTATAATGAAAAAGGGTTTCCTAGCCCCTTTTTATTTAAAGACTTGAAAAAAGCCGCACTCAAGATTATAGAAGCGATGGAAAAGCGCACAGAGATTTTAGTGGTGGGCGATTATGACGCTGACGGCGTGATTAGCTCTACTATCATGGCAAAATTCTTTGAAAGCCTGAACTATAAGCATGTCCGCATTGCAATCCCTAATCGCTTCATGGATGGCTATGGGATTTCTAAAAAATTTTTAGAAAAACACCACGCCCCTTTGATTATCACCGTGGATAACGGAATTAGCGCCTTTGAAGCCGCGCGATTTTGTAAAGAAAAAAACTACACCCTAATCATCACCGATCACCATTGCTTAAATAATGATGAAGTCCCAGACGCTTATGCAATAATCAACCCCAAGCAACCGGATTGTGATTTTATCCAAAAGGAAGTGTGCGGGGCGTTAGTGGCGTTTTATTTGTGCTATGGAATCCACCAACTTTTAGGCAAAGAAAAAAGCCATTCTAGTGAGTTGTTGTGCTTAGCGGGCGTGGCGACTATTGCTGATATGATGCCTTTGACTTTTTTTAACCGCTTTTTAGTTTCTAAAGCCTTGTATTTTTTGCAAAAAGAATCCTTAGGGGCGATGGGGTTTTTGCGCCAAAGAGAAGTTTTTAGAAAACGCTCTTTGAAAGCGAGCGATATTTCTTTTAATATCGCCCCCTTAATCAACTCCGCAGGGCGCATGCAAGACGCAAAAATAGCCCTGGATTTTTTAAGCGCGAATAATTTTCAAGATGGCTATTCTTTGTATGAACGCTTGAAAGCATGCAATTTGAAGCGTAAAATGATCCAACAGCAGGTTTTTGAAGAAGCCTTTAAGCATGCGATGGTTGGAGAAAAAATCATCATCGCTTTTAAGGATAATTGGCATGAGGGCGTGCTTGGGATTGTGGCTTCAAAATTAGTGGAAGCCACTCAAAAGCCAAGCTTGGTTTTTACTTTTAAAGAAGGGGTGTATAAAGGGAGCGCTCGTAGCTCTCCAAATATTGACTTGATTGACGCTTTGAATGGGGTTTCTTCTTTATTACTCGGCTATGGAGGGCATAGGCAAGCGTGCGGTTTGAGCGTTGGAAAAAACAACATCGTCTCGCTCTTTGAAACTTTAGAAAATTTTGATTTTAAAGTCTTGCCTTTTTGTGAAGAAGAACCCCCTTTAACGCTCAAATTAAAAGACATTGACAGAGAGCTTTTAGAGATTATAGAGATGGGCGAACCTTATGGGCAAGAAAACCCTGAACCCCTATTCCAAGCAAAAAATTTAGAAGTCATAGAAGAAAAAATCATTAAAGAAAGCCACCAGGTTTTGCGTTTTAAAGATAAAGATTGCGTCAAAGAGGCGATTTATTTTAACGCTGAGCGGTTTGTGAAAGCGGGCGAAAAGGTGAGCGTGCTTTTTAGCGTGGAATTAGATGAGTGTTCTAATGAGCCTAAAATGTTTGTTAAAAGTTTGTTGTAG
- the pyrG gene encoding glutamine hydrolyzing CTP synthase, producing MDRAKFIFVTGGVLSSLGKGISSSSIATLLQHCNYQVSILKIDPYINIDPGTMSPLEHGEVFVTSDGAETDLDIGHYERFLNRNLTRLNNFTTGQIFSSVIENERKGEYLGKTIQIVPHVTDEIKRRIKSAAKGLDFLIVEVGGTVGDMEGMFYLEAIRQLKLELGNEKVINVHVTLIPYIQTTNELKTKPTQHSVQELRRLGVTPQIILARSPKPLDKELKKKIALSCDVEQDSVIVATDTKSIYACPILFLQEGILTPIARRFNLNKLHPKMAAWNTLVEKIIAPKHKVKIGFVGKYLSLKESYKSLIEALIHAGVHLDTQVNIEWLDSENFNEKTDLEGVDAILVPGGFGERGIEGKICAIQRARLEKLPFLGICLGMQLAIVEFCRNVLGLKGANSTEFNQRCEYPVVYLIEDFMDQNHQKQVRTYNSPLGGTMRLGEYECEIMPNSLLEKAYKKPSIKERHRHRYEINPKYRQEWENKGLKVVGLGANHLIEAIELEDHPFFVGVQFHPEFTSRLQSPNPIILDFIKSALSKS from the coding sequence ATGGATAGAGCCAAATTTATATTCGTTACAGGGGGTGTGTTAAGCTCTCTAGGGAAAGGGATTTCATCTTCTTCAATCGCTACGCTTTTGCAGCATTGCAATTACCAGGTTTCTATTTTGAAGATTGATCCTTATATTAATATTGATCCAGGCACCATGAGCCCTTTAGAGCATGGGGAAGTGTTTGTAACTAGCGATGGCGCTGAAACGGATTTAGACATCGGGCATTATGAACGCTTTTTGAATAGGAATTTAACGAGGTTGAACAATTTCACTACCGGGCAGATTTTTTCAAGCGTGATAGAAAATGAAAGGAAAGGGGAATATTTAGGCAAAACCATTCAAATCGTCCCCCATGTAACCGATGAAATTAAAAGGCGCATTAAAAGCGCGGCTAAGGGGTTGGATTTTTTAATCGTGGAAGTGGGCGGAACCGTGGGCGATATGGAGGGCATGTTTTATTTGGAAGCGATCCGCCAGCTTAAATTGGAATTAGGGAATGAAAAAGTCATTAATGTGCATGTAACCTTGATCCCCTATATCCAAACCACTAACGAATTAAAAACCAAACCCACGCAACATTCCGTCCAGGAATTAAGGCGCCTTGGCGTAACCCCTCAAATCATTTTGGCCAGATCGCCTAAGCCTTTGGATAAAGAATTGAAAAAAAAGATCGCTTTGAGTTGCGATGTGGAGCAAGACAGCGTGATTGTGGCCACAGACACTAAAAGCATTTACGCATGCCCCATTCTTTTCTTGCAAGAAGGCATTTTGACCCCCATTGCCAGACGCTTTAATTTGAATAAATTACACCCCAAAATGGCGGCTTGGAACACTTTAGTAGAAAAGATTATCGCTCCTAAACACAAAGTCAAAATTGGTTTTGTGGGCAAGTATCTAAGCTTAAAAGAATCTTATAAATCCTTGATTGAAGCCCTAATCCACGCGGGGGTGCATTTGGATACGCAAGTCAATATTGAATGGCTAGATAGCGAGAATTTTAATGAAAAGACGGATTTAGAGGGCGTTGATGCGATTTTAGTGCCGGGGGGCTTTGGAGAAAGAGGGATTGAGGGCAAAATTTGCGCCATTCAAAGGGCTAGATTAGAAAAACTCCCCTTTTTAGGGATTTGTTTGGGCATGCAATTAGCGATCGTGGAGTTTTGCCGCAATGTTTTGGGTTTAAAAGGGGCTAACTCTACGGAATTTAACCAACGCTGCGAATACCCTGTGGTGTATTTGATTGAAGATTTTATGGATCAAAACCACCAAAAACAGGTGCGCACCTATAATTCGCCATTGGGTGGCACCATGCGATTAGGCGAATACGAATGCGAAATCATGCCTAACAGCTTGCTAGAAAAAGCTTATAAAAAGCCTAGCATTAAAGAAAGGCACCGCCATCGTTATGAAATCAACCCCAAATACCGCCAAGAGTGGGAAAATAAGGGCTTGAAAGTGGTGGGTCTTGGAGCGAATCATTTGATTGAAGCGATTGAATTAGAAGATCACCCATTCTTTGTGGGGGTGCAATTCCACCCGGAATTTACCTCCAGGTTGCAAAGCCCTAACCCTATTATTTTGGATTTCATTAAGAGCGCTCTTTCTAAATCCTAA
- a CDS encoding PAP2 family protein produces MAENSFKNVSTQPKIFFLLQVKTLFLLGGVFSAFFILIAGLVFFDYANSMDNAIFNLMRSNSSNPILDQTLQRIVFLGSSQFVLPLSLLVGVFLSLYRRNLALGVWFVLSVVIFEALLESLKHLFTHFVQWLSHSTNFPSATALSLTLFYGLLVLLIPHFIAHKTLQNILVYGLLGLILLISLALIVLGVSFSSVLGGFCLGALGACFSIGIYLSVFQKI; encoded by the coding sequence ATGGCTGAAAATTCTTTCAAAAATGTTTCTACACAACCCAAAATATTTTTCTTATTACAAGTTAAAACCCTATTTCTTTTAGGAGGCGTTTTTAGTGCGTTTTTTATCCTTATTGCTGGCTTAGTTTTTTTTGATTACGCTAATTCAATGGATAACGCCATTTTTAACTTGATGCGTTCAAATTCTTCTAACCCTATTTTAGATCAAACGCTCCAACGCATTGTTTTTTTAGGCTCTTCTCAATTCGTGTTGCCTTTGAGTTTGTTAGTGGGGGTGTTTTTAAGCCTTTATCGCAGAAATTTAGCGCTTGGGGTGTGGTTTGTGTTAAGCGTGGTTATATTTGAAGCCCTTTTAGAATCTTTAAAACACCTTTTTACGCATTTTGTTCAATGGCTTTCGCACAGCACTAATTTCCCTAGTGCTACTGCACTCTCTTTGACGCTCTTTTATGGGTTGCTTGTTTTATTGATACCCCATTTCATCGCTCATAAAACGCTCCAAAATATTCTTGTTTATGGCTTATTGGGTTTGATTCTTTTAATAAGCTTAGCGCTGATTGTTTTAGGGGTGTCTTTTAGCAGTGTTTTAGGAGGGTTTTGTTTAGGAGCGTTGGGGGCTTGTTTTTCCATAGGGATTTATTTGAGCGTGTTCCAAAAGATCTAA
- the fliF gene encoding flagellar basal-body MS-ring/collar protein FliF, which yields MDLKVLLQRIVDFFIKLNKKQKIALIAAGVLITALLVFLLLYPFKEKDYAQGGYGVLFERLDSSDNALILQHLQQNQIPYKILKDDTILIPKDKVYEERITLASQGIPKTSKVGFEIFDTKDFGATDFDQNIKLIRAIEGELSRTIESLNPILKANVHIAIPKDSVFVAKEVPPSASVMLKLKPDMKLSPTQILGIKNLIAAAVPKLTTENVKIVNENGESIGEGDILENSKELALEQLRYKQNFENILENKIVNILAPIVGGKNKVVARVNAEFDFSQKKSTKETFDPNNVVRSEQNLEEKKEGAPKKQVGGVPGVVSNIGPVQGLKDNKEPEKYEKSQNTTNYEVGKTISEIKGEFGTLVRLNAAVVVDGKYKIALKDGANTLEYEPLSDESLKKINALVKQAIGYNQNRGDDVAVSNFEFNPMAPMIDNATLSEKIMHKTQKILGSFTPLIKYVLVFIVLFIFYKKVIVPFSERMLEVVPDEDKEVKSMFEEMDEEEDELNKLGDLRKKVEDQLGLNATFSEEEVRYEIVLEKIRGTLKERPDEIAMLFKLLIKDEISSDSAKG from the coding sequence TTGGATTTAAAGGTATTATTGCAACGGATTGTTGATTTTTTCATCAAGCTCAATAAAAAGCAAAAAATCGCCCTGATCGCAGCGGGGGTTTTGATCACCGCTTTGCTTGTGTTTTTGTTGCTCTATCCTTTTAAAGAAAAAGACTACGCGCAAGGGGGCTATGGGGTTTTATTTGAAAGATTGGACTCTAGCGATAACGCTTTAATCTTACAGCACCTCCAGCAAAACCAAATCCCTTATAAAATCTTAAAAGACGACACCATTCTCATCCCTAAAGATAAAGTGTATGAAGAAAGGATCACGCTGGCTTCTCAAGGGATCCCTAAAACGAGTAAAGTGGGCTTTGAAATCTTTGACACTAAAGACTTTGGAGCGACTGATTTTGATCAAAATATCAAACTCATTCGTGCCATTGAGGGGGAATTGTCGCGCACGATTGAAAGTTTAAACCCCATTTTGAAAGCCAATGTGCATATTGCAATCCCTAAAGACAGCGTGTTTGTGGCTAAAGAAGTGCCTCCTAGTGCTTCAGTGATGCTCAAACTCAAGCCTGACATGAAGCTTTCACCCACTCAAATTTTAGGGATTAAAAATTTAATCGCTGCAGCTGTGCCTAAACTCACGACAGAAAATGTGAAAATCGTGAATGAAAACGGCGAATCAATAGGCGAAGGCGATATATTAGAAAACTCCAAAGAATTAGCCCTAGAGCAATTGCGTTACAAACAAAATTTTGAAAACATTTTAGAAAATAAGATTGTCAATATCTTAGCCCCTATTGTGGGGGGTAAAAACAAGGTGGTCGCAAGGGTTAATGCGGAGTTTGATTTCAGCCAAAAGAAAAGCACTAAAGAGACTTTTGATCCCAATAATGTCGTAAGGAGCGAGCAGAATTTAGAAGAAAAAAAAGAAGGCGCTCCTAAAAAACAAGTCGGCGGTGTGCCTGGGGTTGTGAGCAATATCGGGCCTGTGCAAGGATTGAAAGACAATAAAGAGCCAGAAAAATACGAAAAATCTCAAAACACGACCAATTATGAAGTGGGTAAAACCATTAGCGAGATCAAGGGCGAGTTTGGCACTTTAGTGCGTTTGAATGCGGCGGTTGTGGTGGATGGCAAGTATAAAATCGCGCTTAAAGATGGGGCGAATACTTTAGAATACGAGCCTTTGAGCGATGAATCGCTTAAAAAAATCAACGCTCTAGTGAAACAAGCCATTGGCTATAATCAAAATAGAGGCGATGATGTGGCGGTGAGTAATTTTGAGTTTAACCCTATGGCACCCATGATTGATAACGCTACTTTGAGCGAAAAAATCATGCACAAAACTCAAAAAATCTTAGGCTCATTCACGCCTTTAATCAAGTATGTTTTGGTGTTTATAGTGCTATTTATTTTCTATAAAAAAGTGATTGTGCCTTTCAGCGAACGCATGCTGGAAGTGGTGCCTGATGAAGATAAGGAAGTGAAATCCATGTTTGAAGAAATGGATGAAGAAGAAGATGAATTGAACAAACTCGGCGATTTGAGGAAAAAAGTAGAAGATCAATTAGGGCTTAATGCAACCTTTAGCGAAGAAGAAGTAAGATATGAAATTGTTTTAGAAAAGATTAGAGGGACCCTTAAAGAGCGCCCTGATGAAATCGCAATGCTCTTTAAGCTCCTAATCAAAGATGAAATCTCTTCAGACAGCGCGAAAGGCTAA
- the fliG gene encoding flagellar motor switch protein FliG → MATKLTPKQKAQLDELSMSEKIAILLIQVGEDATGEILRHLDIDSITEISKQIVQLNGTDKQIGAAVLEEFFAIFQSNQYINTGGLEYARELLTRTLGSEEARKVMDKLTKSLQTQKNFAYLGKIKPQQLADFIINEHPQTIALILAHMEAPNAAETLSYFPDEMKAEISIRMANLGEISPQVVKRVSTVLENKLESLTSYKIEVGGLRAVAEIFNRLGQKSAKTTLARIESVDNKLAGAIKEMMFTFEDISKLDNFAIREILKVADKKDLSLALKTSTQDLTDKFLNNMSSRAAEQFVEEMQYLGAVKIKDVDVAQRKIIEIVQSLQEKGVIQTGEEEDVIE, encoded by the coding sequence ATGGCGACCAAGCTTACCCCCAAACAAAAGGCCCAATTAGACGAACTCTCCATGAGTGAAAAAATCGCTATTTTACTCATTCAAGTGGGCGAAGACGCCACAGGCGAGATTTTAAGGCATTTAGACATTGACTCCATTACAGAGATTTCTAAGCAAATCGTGCAATTAAACGGCACAGACAAGCAAATCGGCGCGGCGGTTTTAGAGGAATTTTTTGCGATTTTTCAGTCTAACCAATACATCAATACCGGCGGTTTAGAATACGCCAGAGAGCTTTTAACCAGGACTTTAGGGAGCGAAGAAGCCAGAAAAGTGATGGATAAACTCACTAAAAGCTTGCAAACGCAAAAAAACTTCGCTTATTTAGGCAAAATCAAGCCCCAACAACTCGCTGATTTCATCATTAACGAACACCCTCAAACCATTGCCTTGATTTTAGCCCACATGGAAGCCCCTAATGCGGCTGAGACTTTGAGCTATTTCCCTGATGAAATGAAAGCGGAGATTTCTATTAGAATGGCGAATTTAGGCGAAATATCGCCCCAAGTGGTTAAAAGGGTTTCCACGGTGTTAGAAAACAAACTAGAATCGCTCACTAGCTATAAAATTGAAGTGGGTGGTTTAAGAGCGGTGGCTGAAATCTTTAACCGCTTAGGCCAAAAGAGCGCTAAAACCACGCTCGCTCGCATTGAAAGCGTGGATAACAAGCTCGCCGGTGCGATTAAAGAAATGATGTTCACTTTTGAAGACATATCCAAACTAGACAATTTCGCTATCAGAGAGATTTTAAAAGTAGCGGATAAAAAAGACTTGTCTTTAGCTTTAAAAACTTCTACCCAAGATTTAACCGATAAATTCTTAAACAACATGAGCAGTCGGGCAGCAGAGCAGTTTGTAGAAGAAATGCAATATCTTGGGGCAGTCAAAATCAAAGATGTGGATGTGGCCCAAAGGAAAATCATTGAAATCGTGCAGAGCTTGCAAGAAAAAGGCGTGATCCAAACCGGTGAAGAGGAAGATGTCATTGAATAG
- the fliH gene encoding flagellar assembly protein FliH — protein sequence MSLNSRKNLIQKDHLNKHDIQKYEFKSMANLPPKTNPNGASLETPNPEEPLEKKAIENDLIDCLLKKTDELSSHLVKLQMQFEKAQEESKALIENAKNDGYKIGFKEGEEKMRNELTHSVNEEKNQLLHAITALDEKMKKSEDHLMALEKELSAIAIDIAKEVILKEVEDNSQKVALALAEELLKNVLDATDIHLKVNPLDYPYLNERLQNASKIKLESNEAISKGGVMITSSNGSLDGNLMERFKTLKESVLENFKV from the coding sequence ATGTCATTGAATAGCCGTAAAAACTTGATCCAAAAAGACCATCTAAATAAGCATGACATTCAAAAATACGAATTTAAGAGCATGGCAAACTTGCCCCCTAAAACTAATCCTAATGGCGCGTCTTTAGAAACGCCTAACCCAGAAGAGCCTTTGGAAAAAAAAGCGATAGAAAACGATTTGATTGATTGCTTATTGAAAAAAACCGATGAGCTTTCAAGCCATTTAGTGAAATTGCAAATGCAATTTGAAAAAGCCCAAGAAGAGAGCAAGGCTTTGATTGAAAACGCTAAAAACGATGGCTATAAAATCGGTTTTAAAGAGGGCGAAGAAAAAATGCGTAACGAACTCACTCATAGCGTGAATGAAGAAAAAAACCAGCTTTTGCATGCGATCACGGCTTTAGATGAAAAAATGAAAAAATCAGAAGATCATTTAATGGCTTTAGAAAAGGAACTGAGCGCGATTGCGATAGATATAGCTAAAGAAGTGATCCTTAAAGAAGTGGAAGACAACAGCCAAAAAGTAGCCCTTGCTTTGGCTGAAGAGCTTTTAAAAAATGTTTTAGACGCAACGGATATTCATTTAAAAGTCAATCCCTTGGATTACCCTTATTTAAACGAGCGTTTGCAAAACGCTTCTAAAATCAAATTAGAGAGCAATGAGGCTATTTCTAAGGGAGGCGTTATGATCACTAGCTCTAACGGGAGTCTTGATGGGAATTTAATGGAGCGCTTTAAAACGCTCAAAGAAAGCGTGTTGGAAAATTTTAAGGTGTGA
- the dxs gene encoding 1-deoxy-D-xylulose-5-phosphate synthase, whose protein sequence is MQNKTFDLNPNDIAGLELVCQTLRSRILEVVSANGGHLSSSLGAVELIVSMHALFDCQKNPFIFDTSHQAYAHKLLTGRFESFSTLRQFQGLSGFTKPSESAYDYFIAGHSSTSVSIGVGVAKAFRLKQALGMPIALLGDGSISAGIFYEALNELGDRKYPMIMILNDNEMSISTPIGALSKALSQLMKGPFYQSFRSKVKKILSTLPESVNYLASRFEESFKLITPGVFFEELGINYIGPINGHDLSAIIETLKLAKELKEPVLIHAQTLKGKGYKIAEGRYEKWHGVGPFDLDTGLSKKSKSAILSPTEAYSNTLLELAKKDEKIVGVTAAMPSGTGLDKLIDAYPLRFFDVAIAEQHALTSSSAMAKEGFKPFVSIYSTFLQRAYDSIVHDACISSLPIKLAIDRAGIVGEDGETHQGLLDVSYLRSIPNMVIFAPRDNETLKNAVRFANGHDSSPCAFRYPRGSFVLKEGVFEPSGFVLGRSELLKKEGEILLIGYGNGVGRAHLVQLALKEKNIECALLDLRFLKPLDQNLSAIIAPYQKLYVFSDNYKLGGVASAILEFLSEQNILKPVKSFEIVDEFIMHGNTALVEKSLGLDTESLTDAILKDLGQER, encoded by the coding sequence TTGCAAAATAAAACTTTTGATTTAAACCCTAATGATATTGCAGGCTTGGAGTTGGTGTGCCAAACGCTGCGGAGTCGCATTTTAGAAGTGGTGAGCGCTAATGGGGGGCATTTAAGCTCTTCTTTAGGGGCTGTGGAGTTGATTGTAAGCATGCATGCCTTATTTGATTGCCAAAAAAACCCTTTCATCTTTGACACTTCACACCAGGCTTACGCTCACAAGCTCTTAACCGGGCGCTTTGAAAGCTTTAGCACTTTAAGGCAATTTCAAGGTTTGAGCGGTTTTACTAAACCCAGCGAGAGCGCATACGATTATTTCATCGCCGGGCATAGCTCCACTTCTGTGTCCATAGGCGTGGGGGTGGCTAAAGCCTTTCGTTTGAAACAAGCGCTAGGCATGCCTATCGCTTTATTAGGCGATGGCAGTATTAGCGCGGGGATTTTTTATGAAGCCTTAAACGAACTGGGCGATAGGAAATACCCCATGATCATGATTTTGAACGATAATGAAATGAGTATCAGCACGCCTATTGGAGCTTTGTCTAAAGCCCTTAGCCAGCTGATGAAAGGCCCGTTTTATCAGTCTTTCCGCTCTAAAGTTAAAAAAATCTTAAGCACCTTACCTGAAAGCGTGAATTACTTAGCGAGCCGTTTTGAAGAATCTTTTAAACTCATCACCCCGGGCGTGTTTTTTGAAGAATTGGGCATTAACTATATAGGGCCTATTAACGGGCATGATTTGAGCGCGATTATTGAAACCTTGAAATTAGCCAAAGAGCTTAAAGAACCGGTGCTAATCCATGCGCAAACCTTAAAAGGCAAAGGCTATAAAATCGCTGAAGGGCGCTATGAAAAATGGCATGGGGTGGGGCCTTTTGATTTGGATACCGGTTTGTCTAAAAAATCCAAAAGCGCGATTTTGTCGCCCACTGAAGCGTATTCTAACACCCTTTTAGAATTAGCTAAAAAAGATGAAAAAATCGTAGGCGTAACCGCGGCGATGCCTAGCGGCACAGGATTAGACAAACTCATTGACGCTTACCCTTTGCGTTTTTTTGATGTCGCTATCGCTGAACAACACGCTTTAACTTCTAGCAGTGCTATGGCTAAAGAGGGGTTTAAACCTTTTGTGAGCATCTATTCTACTTTTTTGCAGAGGGCTTATGATTCCATCGTGCATGACGCTTGCATTTCTAGTTTGCCGATTAAATTAGCCATTGACAGGGCCGGGATTGTGGGCGAAGATGGCGAGACGCACCAAGGGCTTTTAGACGTGTCGTATTTGCGCTCTATCCCTAACATGGTTATTTTTGCCCCACGAGACAATGAGACTTTAAAAAACGCCGTGCGTTTTGCTAATGGGCATGATTCAAGCCCTTGCGCGTTCCGCTACCCTAGGGGGTCGTTTGTATTAAAAGAGGGGGTTTTTGAGCCTAGCGGTTTTGTTTTGGGGCGAAGCGAATTGTTAAAAAAAGAGGGCGAAATTTTACTCATAGGATATGGTAATGGCGTGGGGCGGGCACATTTGGTCCAACTGGCTTTAAAGGAAAAAAACATAGAGTGTGCGCTGTTGGATCTCAGGTTTTTAAAGCCCTTAGATCAAAATTTAAGCGCCATTATTGCCCCTTATCAAAAGCTCTATGTTTTTAGCGATAATTACAAGCTTGGGGGGGTGGCTAGCGCGATTTTAGAGTTTTTGAGCGAACAAAATATTTTAAAGCCTGTTAAAAGCTTTGAAATCGTTGATGAATTTATCATGCATGGGAACACCGCTTTAGTGGAAAAATCCTTAGGCTTAGACACAGAGAGTTTGACTGACGCTATTTTAAAAGATTTAGGACAAGAGAGATGA